A single genomic interval of Sebastes umbrosus isolate fSebUmb1 chromosome 9, fSebUmb1.pri, whole genome shotgun sequence harbors:
- the LOC119494036 gene encoding myozenin-2-like isoform X1 translates to MMMMMQSGLDDVTKRRMLQANALCKEARGGGLNLGKKISVPKDVMMEELNLPSNRGSRMFQERQKRAERYTLENAANAVYNNSNTVYSEAAPPPQIISEPQGGKENQAFCIPGKHSLVMNLQKTVAKKGSPDVIAPGYSGPLKEIPHEKFNTTVIPKSYASPWSQALGDNTELLNDLNTQLPQLPQGLQPSNYRCFNRSALPFGGAMASKRVIPTIGFEAVESQKLPGIALERMVQRPNFNRAPRGWGTDYLPESNEL, encoded by the exons atgatgatgatgatgcagtcGGGCCTGGATGACGTGACTAAGCGGAGGATGCTGCAGGCTAATGCTCTGTGTAAGGAGGCCAGGGGAG GGGGTCTGAACCTCGGGAAGAAGATCAGCGTTCCAAAGGACGTGATGATGGAGGAGCTCAACCTCCCGTCTAACCGAGGCTCTCGCATGTTTcaggagagacagaagagggCGGAGAGGTACACACTGGAGAACGCTGCCAACGCGgtttacaacaacagcaacact GTCTACTCAGAGGCCGCTCCTCCCCCACAGATCATCTCAGAGccacagggaggaaaagagaaCCAGGCTTTCTGCATCCCCGGTAAGCACAGCCTGGTCATGAACCTTCAGAAGACTGTAGCAAAGAAGGGCAGTCCCGACGTCATCGCTCCAG GATATTCTGGCCCTCTGAAGGAAATTCCTCATGAGAAGTTCAACACAACGGTAATCCCCAAATCCTACGCATCCCCATGGAGCCAAGCTTTGGGAGACAACACAGAGCTCCTGAACGACCTCAATACCCAGCTACCCCAGCTCCCGCAGGGACTCCAGCCCTCCAACTACAGGTGCTTCAACAG ATCGGCCCTGCCGTTCGGGGGTGCTATGGCCTCCAAGAGGGTGATCCCAACGATTGGCTTTGAGGCGGTGGAATCCCAGAAGCTCCCTGGCATCGCTCTGGAACGCATGGTCCAACGGCCCAACTTCAACAGAGCACCCAGGGGATGGGGAACTGATTACCTGCCTGAATCTAATGAACTATGA
- the rbm22 gene encoding pre-mRNA-splicing factor RBM22 has protein sequence MATSLGSNTYNRQNWEDADFPILCQTCLGENPYIRMTKEKYGKECKICARPFTVFRWCPGTRMRFKKTEVCQTCSKMKNVCQTCLLDLEYGLPIQVRDTGLSVKDEVPKSDVNKEYYTQNMEREIANTDGTRPVGQLGKAPSSSDMLLKLARTTPYYKRNRPHICSFWVKGECKRGEECPYRHEKPTDPDDPLADQNIKDRYYGINDPVADKLLKRASTMPRLDPPDDKSITTLYIGGLGDTVTDGDLKSHFYQFGEIRTITIVQRQQCAFIQFATRQSAEMAAEKSFNKLIINGRRLTVKWGRSQAARGKEGIKEGISEMGTRLDPVPGLPGALPPPPALDEEAPANYFNLDPGTSPAVMNIALPPPPGINPPPPGFGPPMFHPMGHMAPPMPPPMSMRPPGQIHYPSQDPQRMGAHAAHGSRHGE, from the exons ATGGCGACGTCTCTAGGATCCAACACCTACAACAGACAGAACTGGGAGGACGCG GATTTTCCAATTCTGTGTCAGACATGTTTAGGAGAAAACCCTTACATCCGCATG ACCAAGGAGAAGTATGGGAAAGAATGCAAG ATTTGCGCTCGACCATTTACCGTGTTCCGATGGTGTCCAGGGACACGGATGCGTTTCAAGAAGACGGAGGTCTGTCAGACCTGTAGTAAGATGAAGAATGTTTGTCAGACTTGTCTGCTGGATCTTGAGTATG GTTTGCCTATTCAGGTCAGAGACACTGGGCTGTCAGTTAAAGATGAGGTTCCTAAGTCAGATGTGAACAAGGAGTACTACACACAGAACatggagagagag ATAGCCAATACTGATGGCACACGGCCGGTGGGCCAGCTGGGTAAAGCACCCAGCTCTAGTGACATGTTGCTGAAACTGGCCCGGACCACTCCATACTACAAGAGGAACCGGCCACACATCTGCTCCTTCTGGGTGAAGGGAGAGTGTAAGAGAGGGGAGGAGTGTCCCTACAG ACACGAGAAGCCCACAGATCCTGACGATCCTCTAGCCGACCAGAACATAAAGGACCGTTACTACGGCATCAATGACCCAGTCGCTGACAAGCTGCTGAAACGGGCTTCAACTATGCCCCGACTGGACCCACCAGACGACAAGTCCATCACCACCCTCTACATCGGGGGTTTGGGAGATACCGTCACTGATGGAGATCTCAA gAGTCACTTTTACCAGTTTGGTGAGATTCGTACCATTACCATAGTCCAGAGGCAGCAGTGTGCCTTCATCCAGTTTGCCACTCGGCAGTCGGCTGAAATGGCTGCTGAGAAGTCCTTCAACAAGCTCATCATTAATGGACGGAGGCTCACTGTCAAGTGGGGAAG gtCTCAGGCAGCAAGAGGGAAGGAGGGCATCAAAGAGGGCATCAGTGAGATGGGCACCAGACTGGATCCTGTCCCTGGACTGCCTGGAG CTCTTCCTCCACCACCAGCTTTAGATGAAGAAGCTCCTGCAAACTACTTTAACCTGGACCCTGGCACCTCTCCTGCAGTCATGAACATCGCTCTGCCGCCACCGCCGGGCATCAACCCGCCTCCTCCAG GTTTTGGCCCTCCGATGTTTCACCCCATGGGTCACATGGCTCCACCTATGCCCCCTCCCATGAGCATGAGACCTCCTGGTCAAATCCACTACCCCTCCCAGGATCCTCAGCGCATGGGTGCCCACGCTGCACATGGCTCACGTCATGGCGAATAG
- the LOC119494036 gene encoding myozenin-2-like isoform X2, with product MSFKRTVPSLPRRVGVERGSIPAPVRDKPHDRPDHMCVHQRKKMMMMMQSGLDDVTKRRMLQANALCKEARGGGLNLGKKISVPKDVMMEELNLPSNRGSRMFQERQKRAERYTLENAANAVYNNSNTVYSEAAPPPQIISEPQGGKENQAFCIPGKHSLVMNLQKTVAKKGSPDVIAPGYSGPLKEIPHEKFNTTVIPKSYASPWSQALGDNTELLNDLNTQLPQLPQGLQPSNYRCFNRSALPFGGAMASKRVIPTIGFEAVESQKLPGIALERMVQRPNFNRAPRGWGTDYLPESNEL from the exons ATGAGTTTTAAACGGACTGTTCCTTCTCTGCCGAGGAGAGTCGGAGTGGAGCGTGGAAGCATCCCAGCTCCAGTACGGGATAAACCACACGACCGTCCGGACCA TATGTGTGTCcatcagaggaagaagatgatgatgatgatgcagtcGGGCCTGGATGACGTGACTAAGCGGAGGATGCTGCAGGCTAATGCTCTGTGTAAGGAGGCCAGGGGAG GGGGTCTGAACCTCGGGAAGAAGATCAGCGTTCCAAAGGACGTGATGATGGAGGAGCTCAACCTCCCGTCTAACCGAGGCTCTCGCATGTTTcaggagagacagaagagggCGGAGAGGTACACACTGGAGAACGCTGCCAACGCGgtttacaacaacagcaacact GTCTACTCAGAGGCCGCTCCTCCCCCACAGATCATCTCAGAGccacagggaggaaaagagaaCCAGGCTTTCTGCATCCCCGGTAAGCACAGCCTGGTCATGAACCTTCAGAAGACTGTAGCAAAGAAGGGCAGTCCCGACGTCATCGCTCCAG GATATTCTGGCCCTCTGAAGGAAATTCCTCATGAGAAGTTCAACACAACGGTAATCCCCAAATCCTACGCATCCCCATGGAGCCAAGCTTTGGGAGACAACACAGAGCTCCTGAACGACCTCAATACCCAGCTACCCCAGCTCCCGCAGGGACTCCAGCCCTCCAACTACAGGTGCTTCAACAG ATCGGCCCTGCCGTTCGGGGGTGCTATGGCCTCCAAGAGGGTGATCCCAACGATTGGCTTTGAGGCGGTGGAATCCCAGAAGCTCCCTGGCATCGCTCTGGAACGCATGGTCCAACGGCCCAACTTCAACAGAGCACCCAGGGGATGGGGAACTGATTACCTGCCTGAATCTAATGAACTATGA